A genomic segment from Aspergillus puulaauensis MK2 DNA, chromosome 1, nearly complete sequence encodes:
- a CDS encoding uncharacterized protein (SECRETED:SignalP(1-23);~TransMembrane:1 (o6-25i)) has protein sequence MSSRHSYFVCFILSFGFVGRLDGVLRRPSRSDADARPEYVYSVTPEAVKNTERYRTDVRLSPGSWRRLTPSADFLPLLKFAPCPRFSNVNSDWSTRPRMEMMDHGHS, from the coding sequence ATGTCTTCCCGCCACTCGTACTTTGTTTGCTTCATCTTGTCTTTCGGGTTCGTTGGCCGACTCGACGGGGTGCTGCGTCGTCCATCGCGATCAGACGCCGATGCAAGACCGGAGTACGTATACAGTGTGACACCTGAGGCAGTAAAAAATACAGAACGATATCGGACCGATGTCCGACTTTCACCTGGCTCTTGGAGGCGGCTTACGCCGTCCGCCGACTTTCTTCCTTTGTTGAAGTTTGCGCCATGTCCACGATTCTCCAACGTCAACTCTGACTGGTCCACTCGgccgaggatggagatgatggatcACGGGCACTCTTAA